The following proteins are co-located in the Deinococcus metallilatus genome:
- the ndk gene encoding nucleoside-diphosphate kinase has translation MERTFAMIKPDGVRRGLTPEILARIQKKGYRVVGLKQMLIPREVAETHYGEHRERPFFGELVDFITGGPVVAIALEGENAIAGWRAMMGATNPANAAPGTIRADYATTTGENVTHGSDSPESAARELALFFGDGELLK, from the coding sequence ATGGAACGCACCTTTGCCATGATCAAGCCCGACGGCGTCCGACGGGGTCTGACGCCCGAGATTCTCGCCCGCATCCAGAAGAAGGGCTACCGCGTGGTCGGCCTCAAGCAGATGCTGATTCCCCGCGAGGTCGCCGAAACGCACTACGGCGAACACCGCGAGCGGCCCTTCTTCGGGGAACTGGTGGACTTCATCACCGGCGGCCCGGTCGTCGCCATCGCGCTGGAAGGCGAGAACGCCATCGCGGGCTGGCGCGCGATGATGGGCGCCACCAACCCCGCCAACGCCGCCCCCGGCACCATCCGCGCCGACTACGCCACCACCACCGGCGAGAACGTCACGCACGGCAGCGACTCCCCCGAGAGCGCCGCGCGGGA
- a CDS encoding Gfo/Idh/MocA family protein — translation MTTFTWGILGAARIARALIPAIRVAGGEVAVLGVRDPHSERARAFAEEWGIPHMGTYDDVMASDVQAVYNPLPNDAHRPWTQAALRAGKHALTEKPLCLNAGEAQLLADTAARSGRVLLEAFAYRFQPHVTRLREIVAGGELGEVLAYRGAFGFGLMRPDDFRWEAEKGGGALYDVGCYLVNLARLLLGEPESVTAQARWTAGGVDLGLSGTLNFGQALASLDCAFDWGNPPTQRLMVVGTAGTLEMTGVFRSRTETELSFRVQTAAGERTETFAPHDGYAAMVTHFQRAARGEEAALYPPEDAVCQARVLDALFTAAREGRQVLVER, via the coding sequence ATGACGACCTTTACCTGGGGCATTCTGGGCGCGGCACGGATCGCGAGGGCACTGATTCCCGCGATTCGCGTGGCGGGCGGCGAGGTGGCGGTGCTGGGGGTCCGCGACCCGCACTCGGAACGGGCGCGGGCGTTTGCCGAGGAGTGGGGCATTCCGCACATGGGCACGTATGACGACGTGATGGCGTCGGACGTGCAGGCGGTCTACAATCCCCTCCCGAACGACGCGCACCGGCCCTGGACCCAGGCGGCGCTGCGGGCCGGAAAGCACGCGCTGACGGAAAAACCGCTCTGCCTGAACGCGGGCGAGGCGCAGCTTCTCGCAGACACGGCGGCCCGGAGCGGGCGGGTGCTGCTGGAAGCCTTCGCGTACCGCTTTCAGCCGCATGTGACGCGGCTGCGGGAGATCGTGGCGGGTGGCGAACTGGGCGAAGTGCTGGCTTACCGGGGGGCCTTCGGCTTCGGGCTGATGCGGCCCGACGACTTCCGCTGGGAGGCGGAGAAGGGGGGCGGCGCCCTCTACGACGTGGGCTGCTATCTGGTGAACCTCGCGCGCCTGCTGCTGGGCGAGCCGGAGAGCGTCACGGCGCAGGCCCGCTGGACGGCGGGAGGGGTGGACCTGGGGCTGAGCGGCACGCTGAACTTCGGGCAGGCCCTCGCCAGCCTCGACTGCGCCTTCGACTGGGGCAATCCGCCCACGCAGCGCCTGATGGTGGTGGGCACGGCGGGGACCCTGGAGATGACCGGGGTCTTCCGCAGCAGGACGGAGACTGAATTGAGCTTCCGGGTCCAAACTGCGGCGGGCGAACGCACCGAGACATTCGCGCCGCATGACGGCTACGCCGCGATGGTCACGCATTTCCAGCGGGCGGCACGGGGCGAGGAGGCGGCCCTCTATCCGCCGGAGGACGCGGTGTGCCAGGCGCGGGTGCTGGACGCGCTGTTCACGGCGGCGCGGGAGGGGCGGCAGGTTCTGGTCGAACGCTGA
- a CDS encoding 30S ribosomal protein S1 — MEDQTQTPAAEGGTTQPMPGTEQTSTAQNNAGQTATDQPGSQQAQPAPTPASRPEDREYPEMTMEDVLASEATEHQSVSRGDIVDGTVVFIGNEGIAVDIGAKVEGTIPLNQIADEPVTLEQAQQMYKPGDQIEAYVVRVDLANNQIVLSKKRADQDKGWRVLEKMQENDEAFEVEVLEKVRGGLVAQVEGIRAFLPASQVDTRRVNDLDPYVGKPLMVKLIELNRKRNRVIISHRAIMEAQKAQAREQTMGKLVPGAQFEGEVVEITDFGVFVNLGGIDGLVHRSELTFGRFNHPRDVVKVGDKVQVQVIDVDEGRERINLSMKSLTQDPWEGAVEKYHIGQRVKGKVTNLTNFGAFVELEPGLEGLVHVSEMSWTKRVRHPNEVLKEGDEVEAVILRIDPKDRRISLGIRQTTDDPWSALPDRYPPGTPVKGKITGMTDFGVFMEIEEGIEGLIHISELDTQRVNNPADLFKKGDEIEAVILNIDPVEQRASLSRRRALGGGGPVRDYVSQGGGTRSDRYSGGGGQGGRSGGRGGRGGGADYNYNAKDASQGGKISTKLGDVYADLFAQFGLGGDKKDQGESTSNTDTEKQGE; from the coding sequence ATGGAAGACCAGACCCAGACCCCCGCCGCAGAGGGCGGGACCACTCAGCCCATGCCGGGCACCGAGCAGACCAGCACCGCGCAGAACAACGCGGGGCAGACCGCGACCGATCAGCCGGGCAGCCAGCAGGCGCAGCCTGCGCCGACCCCGGCCAGCCGCCCGGAAGACCGCGAGTACCCCGAGATGACCATGGAGGACGTTCTCGCCAGCGAGGCGACCGAACACCAGTCGGTCAGCCGGGGCGACATCGTGGACGGCACCGTCGTGTTTATCGGCAACGAGGGCATCGCGGTGGACATCGGGGCCAAGGTGGAGGGCACCATTCCCCTCAACCAGATCGCCGACGAACCCGTCACGCTGGAGCAGGCCCAGCAGATGTACAAGCCCGGTGACCAGATCGAGGCGTACGTCGTGCGGGTGGACCTCGCGAACAACCAGATCGTCCTTTCCAAGAAGCGGGCCGACCAGGACAAGGGTTGGCGCGTGCTGGAAAAGATGCAGGAGAACGACGAGGCCTTCGAGGTCGAGGTGCTGGAGAAGGTGCGCGGCGGTCTTGTGGCGCAGGTCGAGGGCATCCGGGCGTTCCTGCCCGCTTCCCAGGTGGACACCCGCAGGGTGAACGACCTGGACCCCTACGTCGGCAAGCCGCTGATGGTGAAGCTGATCGAGCTGAACCGCAAGCGCAACCGCGTCATCATCAGCCACCGCGCGATCATGGAAGCCCAGAAGGCCCAGGCGCGCGAGCAGACGATGGGCAAGCTGGTGCCCGGCGCCCAGTTCGAGGGTGAAGTCGTCGAGATCACCGACTTCGGCGTGTTCGTGAACCTGGGCGGCATCGACGGCCTGGTGCACCGCTCCGAGCTGACCTTCGGCCGCTTCAACCACCCCCGCGACGTGGTCAAGGTGGGCGACAAGGTGCAGGTCCAGGTCATCGACGTGGACGAGGGCCGCGAGCGCATCAACCTCTCCATGAAGTCGCTGACCCAGGACCCCTGGGAAGGCGCGGTCGAGAAGTACCACATCGGCCAGCGCGTCAAGGGCAAGGTCACCAACCTCACCAACTTCGGCGCCTTCGTCGAGTTGGAACCCGGCCTGGAAGGGCTGGTCCACGTCAGCGAGATGAGCTGGACCAAGCGCGTCCGTCACCCCAACGAGGTGCTGAAGGAAGGCGACGAGGTCGAGGCCGTCATCCTGCGGATCGACCCCAAGGACCGGCGCATCAGCCTGGGCATCCGGCAGACCACGGACGATCCGTGGAGCGCGCTGCCCGACCGTTACCCGCCCGGCACGCCCGTCAAGGGCAAGATCACCGGCATGACCGACTTCGGCGTGTTCATGGAGATCGAGGAGGGCATCGAGGGGCTGATCCACATCAGCGAACTCGACACGCAGCGCGTGAACAACCCCGCCGACCTCTTCAAGAAGGGCGACGAGATTGAGGCCGTGATCCTGAACATCGATCCCGTCGAGCAGCGCGCGAGCCTCTCGCGTCGCCGTGCGCTCGGCGGCGGTGGCCCGGTGCGTGACTACGTCAGCCAGGGCGGCGGCACGCGCAGCGACCGCTACAGCGGTGGCGGCGGTCAGGGCGGCCGCAGCGGCGGGCGCGGTGGCCGCGGCGGCGGGGCCGACTACAACTACAACGCCAAGGACGCTTCTCAGGGCGGCAAGATCAGCACGAAGCTGGGCGACGTGTACGCCGACCTCTTCGCGCAGTTCGGCCTGGGCGGCGACAAGAAGGACCAGGGCGAAAGCACCAGCAACACCGACACGGAGAAGCAGGGCGAGTAA